The window GCCGCGCTGGACGCGCTCAACGACGTCGGCCGGCCCAGCTCGGTGCAGCTCGCGGTGCTGGTCGACCGCGGTCACCGGCAGTTGCCGATCCGCGCCGACTACGTGGGTAAGAACATCCCGACCGCGCTCAGCGAGAGCGTCAAGGTGACTCTCACCGAGACCGACGGCGCCGACGAGGTCAAGCTGCTCGGAGGCCTCTCGTGATCAAGCACCTGCGCTCCGCCGCCGACCTGGACGCCCCGACCGCCACGCTGATCCTGGACACCGCCGCCGAGATGGCCGCGCTCTCCGGCCGCGAGGTGAAGAAGCTGCCCGCGCTGCGCGGCCGCACCGTGGTCAACCTGTTCTACGAGGACTCGACCCGGACCCGGATCTCCTTCGAGGCGGCCGCCAAGCGGCTCTCGGCGGACGTCATCAACTTCTCCGCCAAGGGCTCCAGCGTGTCGAAGGGCGAGAGCCTCAAGGACACCGCGCTGACCCTGCAGGCGATGGGCGCCGACGCCGTGGTGATCCGCCACTCGGCCAGTGGGGCCCCACACCAGCTGTCGAAATGGGTGGACGGCTCGGTCGTCAACGCCGGCGACGGCACCCATGAGCATCCGACCCAGGCGCTGCTCGACGCGTACACCATGAGGTCTCGCCTGGGTCGTCTCGACGGCCTGAAGGTCGCGATCGTCGGTGACGTGCTGCACAGCCGGGTGGCCCGGTCGAACGTGCTGCTGCTGACCACGCTCGGCGCGGAGGTCACGCTGGTCGGGCCGCCCACGCTGATCCCGGTGGACATCGTCGCGGCGCTCTCCAAATCGACGAAGGTCTCCTACGACCTGGACGCGGTCCTGCCCGACTCGGACGTGGTGATGATGCTGCGGGTGCAGACCGAGCGGATGCAGGACTCGTACTTCCCCTCGGCGCGTGAGTACAGCCGCCGTTACGGGCTCGACGTGGCCCGGATGAAGAAGCTGCCGGAGCACGCGATCGTGATGCACCCCGGCCCGATGAACCGCGGGATGGAGATCGCGCCCGAGGTGGCCGACTCACCCCGTTCCACGATCGTCGAACAGGTCGCCAACGGCGTCAGCGTCCGGATGGCCGTCCTCTACCTGCTGCTGGGAGGCAAGTGATGGCGTACCTGATCAAGGGCGTCTCGATCCTCGGTGCCGAACCGACCGACCTGTACATCAACGACGGTGTGATCTCGGCCCCGGTCGAGAACGCCGAGGTCATCGACGCGGCCGGGCTGGTCGCGCTGCCCGGCCTCGTCGACGTGCACACCCACCTGCGCGAGCCTGGCCGGGAGGACGCCGAGACCGTCGAGACCGGCTCCCGCGCCGCCGCGCTCGGCGGCTACACCGCGGTCTGCGCGATGGCGAACACCTCGCCGGTCGCCGACACCGCCGGTGTGGTCGAGCAGGTCTGGCGCCTGGGCCGGGAGGCCGGCCTGGTCGACGTGCAGCCGATCGGCGCCGTCACGGTCGGCCTGGCCGGTAAGCAGATGGCCGAACTCGGCGCGATGGCCACCTCGGCGGCGAACGTGCGGATCTTCTCCGACGACGGTTTCTGCGTCGCCGACCCGAAGCTGATGCGCCGCGCCCTGGAGTACGTCAAGGCGTTCGACGGCGTCATCGCCCAGCACGCCGAGGAGCCCCGCCTCACCGAGGGCGCCCAGATGCACGAGGGCGAGGTCAGCACCCGCCTCGGCCTGACCGGCTGGCCCGCGGTCGCCGAGGAGGCGATCATCGCCCGCGACGTGCTGCTGGCCGAGCACGTCGGTAGCCGCCTGCACGTCTGCCACGTCTCCACCGCCGGTTCGGTCGAGGTACTGCGCCAGGCCAAGGCCCGCGGCGTCCGGGTGACCGCCGAGGTCACCCCGCACCACCTGCTCCTCACCGACGAGCTGGCCGCCGGCTACGACCCGGTCTTCAAGGTCAACCCCCCGTTGCGTACGCGCAGCGACGTCGAAGCCCTGCGCCAGGCACTGCTGGACGGGGTGATCGACGTGGTCGCCACCGACCACGCGCCGCACGCCGTGCAGGACAAGGAATGCGAGTGGGCGCACGCCCGCCCCGGCATGCTCGGCCTGGAGACGGCGCTGCCGATCGTGCTGAGCATCTACGGCCCGCAGTGGGACCTGATCGCCGACCGGATGTCGCGGGCCCCGGCCCGGATCGCCGGTCTGGCCGGGCACGGCGGTGACCTGAGCGTCGGCTCCCCGGCGAACCTGACGCTGGTGGACCCGGCCGCGCGCCGGGTCGTCGACCCGTCGGAGCTGGCCAGCCGCAGCCGCAACACGCCGTACGCGGGCATGACCCTGCCCGGTCGCATCGTGGCGACCTTCCTGCGGGGCGAGGCGACGGTTCTGGACGGGAAGGCAGTCAAATGAGCAAGGCGATCCTCGTGCTCGAGGACGGGCGCACGTTCCACGGCAGCGCGTACGGCGCGGTGGGGGAGACGTTCGGCGAGGCGGTGTTCACCACCGGCATGACCGGCTACCAGGAGGTCCTGACCGACCCGTCGTTCCACCGGCAGGTCGTGGTGCAGACCGCCCCGCAGATCGGCAACACCGGCGTCAACGACGAGGACGACGAGTCGGACCGGATCTGGGTCTCCGGCTACGTGGTCCGCGACCCGGCCCGCCGCCCCTCCAACTGGCGGTCCACCGGCGACCTCGGCGACCGGCTCAAGGCCGAGGGCGTCGTCGGCATCAGCGGCGTCGACACCCGCGCCCTCACCCGCCACCTGCGTGAACGCGGTGCCATGCGGGTCGGCATCTCGTCGGTCGACCTGGACCCGCGGGCCCTGCAGCAGCGGGTCCTGGCCCAGCCGCAGATGCTCGGCGCCGACCTGTCGGCCCAGGTGACCACGCCGGAGAAGTACACCGTCCAGGCCGAGGGCACGCACCGCTACACGGTCGCCGCGCTGGACCTGGGCATCAAGCGCAACGTCTCGCGCCGGCTGGCCGCGCGCGGCGTCACCACGCACGTCTTCCCGGCCGCCTCGTCGATCGAGGACCTGCTCGCGGTCGGCCCGGACGCGGTGTTCTTCTCGCCCGGCCCGGGCGACCCGGCCACCGCCGACGGCCCGGTCGCGCTCGCGCAAGAGGTCATGCGCCGCCGGGTGCCGCTGTTCGGCATCTGCTTCGGCAGCCAGATCCTCGGCCGCGCGCTCGGCTTCGGGACATACAAGCTGGGGTACGGCCACCGCGGCATCAACCAGCCGGTCCTCGACAAGACCACCGGCAAGGTCGAGGTGACCAGCCACAACCACGGTTTCGCCGTGGACGCACCCGTAGGCGAGCGGATCGACACCGAGTTCGGTGCTGTCGAGGTGTCGCACGTCTGCCTCAACGACGACGTGGTCGAGGGCCTGCGGGGCCTGGAGGTCCCGGCTTTCACCGTCCAGTACCACCCCGAGGCCGCCGCCGGCCCGCACGACGCCGACTACCTGTTCGACCGTTTCGTCGAGCTCGTGGAAAAGAAGGGCTGAGCAAGTGCCGAAACGTGAGGACATCAAACACGTCATGGTGATCGGGTCCGGCCCGATCGTCATCGGCCAGGCCTGCGAGTTCGACTACTCCGGCACCCAGGCCTGCCAGGTGCTGCGGGCCGAGGGCATCCGGGTCTCGCTGGTCAACTCCAACCCGGCCACGATCATGACCGACCCGGAGTTCGCCGACGCCACCTACGTCGAGCCGATCACCCCCGAGTTCGTCGAGCTGGTCATCGCCAAGGAGCGGCCGGACGCGATCCTGCCGACCCTGGGCGGGCAGACCGCGCTGAACACCGCGATCGCCCTGCACGAGAGCGGCGTCCTGGAGAAGTACGGCGTCGAGCTGATCGGCGCCAACGTGGACGCCATCCGCAAGGGCGAGGACCGGCAGCTCTTCAAGGACATCGTGGCGTTGGCCGGTGGCGAGACCCCGCGTTCGCGGGTGTGTCATTCGATGGACGAGGTACGGGCGACGGTCGCCGAGATCGGCCTGCCGGTCGTCATCCGGCCCTCGTTCACCATGGGCGGCCTGGGTTCGGGCATGGCGCACACCAGCGACGACCTGGAGCAGATCGCCGGTGCCGGCCTGGCCGCCTCCCCGGTGCACGAGGTGCTCATCGAGGAGAGCGTGCTCGGCTGGAAGGAGTACGAGCTCGAGCTGATGCGCGACAAGCACGACAACGTGGTGGTCGTCTGCTCGATCGAGAACGTCGACCCGATGGGCGTGCACACCGGTGACAGCGTGACCGTGGCCCCGGCCATGACGCTCACCGACCGCGAGTACCAGAAGCTGCGTGACCTGGGCATCGCCGTGCTCCGTGAGGTCGGCGTGGACACCGGCGGCTGCAACATCCAGTTCGCGATCAACCCGGACGACGGCCGGATGATCGTGATCGAGATGAACCCGCGGGTGTCCCGTTCGTCGGCGCTCGCGTCGAAGGCCACCGGCTTCCCGATCGCCAAGATCGCCGCGAAGCTGGCCATCGGCTACACCCTGGACGAGATCCCCAACGACATCACGCTGAAGACGCCGGCCGCCTTCGAGCCGGCCCTGGACTACGTGGTCGTGAAGATCCCGCGGTTCGCGTTCGAGAAGTTCCCGGGCGCGGACAAGGAGCTCACCACCACGATGAAGTCGGTCGGTGAGGCGATGAGCCTGGGCCGTAACTTCGCCGAGGCGCTGAACAAGGCCATGCGCTCGATGGAGACCAAGGCCGCCGGGTTCTGGACCGCGCCGACGTTCACCAGCGTGGACGAGGCGCTGGAGGCGCTGAAGGTCCCGCACGACGGCCGGCTCTACACGGTCGAGGCGGCGCTGCGGCTGGGTGCCACCGTCGAGCAGGTGCACGCCGCGTCGGGCCGGATCGACCCGTGGTTCCTCGACGAGATCCAGGCCCTGGTCGACTTGCGTGCCGAGATCCTGGCCGCGCCCTTCCTGGACGAGGAGTTGCTGCGCCGGGCCAAGCGCTCCGGGCTCTCCGACCGGCAGCTGGCCGTGCTGCGGCCGGAGCTCGCCGGTGAGGACGGCGTCCGGTCGCTGCGGCACCGGCTCGGGATCCGGCCGGTCTACAAGACCGTCGACACGTGCGCGGCCGAGTTCCAGGCCGACACGCCGTACCACTACTCGTCGTACGACGAGGAGACCGAGGTCGTGCCGAGCGACCGGCCCAAGGTGATCATCCTGGGCTCCGGACCGAACCGGATCGGGCAGGGCATCGAGTTCGACTACTCGTGCGTGCACGCCGTACAGGCGCTCCGTGGTGTCGATTTCGAGACCGTCATGGTCAACTGCAACCCGGAGACCGTGTCGACCGACTACGACACCGCCGACCGGCTCTACTTCGAGCCGCTCACCTTCGAGGACGTCCTCGAGGTGTTCCACGCCGAGGACACCTCCGGTAGGGCGGCCGGCGGGCCCGGTGTGATCGGCGTGATCGTGCAGCTCGGCGGGCAGACCCCGCTCGGTCTGGCGAACCGGCTCAAGGCCGCGGGTCTGCCGATCGTCGGCACCACGCCCGAGTCGATCGACCTGGCCGAGGACCGTGGCCTGTTCGGCGCGCTGCTCGCCGAGAACGGGCTGCGCTCGCCCGACCACGGCACCGCCACCAGCTTCTCCGAGGCCAAGGCGATCGCCGACACGATCGGCTACCCGGTCCTGGTCCGCCCGTCCTATGTGCTCGGCGGCCGGGGCATGGAGATCGTCTACGACGAGCCCACCCTGAAGGGCTACATCGAGCGGGCCACCGAGATCTCGCCGGACCACCCGGTGCTGGTCGACCGGTTCCTCGACGACGCCGTCGAGATCGACGTGGACGCGCTCTGCGACGCGACCGGCGAGGTCTACCTGGGTGGCGTCATGGAGCACATCGAGGAGGCCGGTATCCACTCCGGCGACTCGGCCTGCTCGCTGCCGCCGATCACGCTGGCCGCCTCGCACATCGCCGAGGTCCGCCGCTACACCGAGGCACTGGCCCGGGGCATCGGCGTGCGCGGCCTGATGAACGTGCAATACGCGCTCAAGGACGAGGCGCTCTACGTGCTGGAGGCGAACCCGCGGGCCTCGCGGACCGTCCCGTTCGTCTCCAAGGCGACCGCGGTGCCGCTGGCCAAGGCGGCCGCCCGGATCATGCTCGGCGCCACCATCGCCGACCTGCGGGCCGAGGGCATGCTGCTGCCCACCGGTGACGGCGGGACGGTGCCGGCGAACGCGCCGATCGCGATCAAGGAGGCGGTGCTGCCCTTCAAGCGGTTCCGTACGCTCGCCGGGCAGAACGTGGACAGCCTGCTCAGCCCCGAGATGAAGTCGACCGGTGAGGTGATGGGCATCGACGCCGGCTTCGGTCAGGCGTTCGCCAAGTCGCAGGCCGCCGCCTACGGTTCGCTGCCGACCAGCGGCAAGGTCTTCGTCTCGGTCGCCAACCGGGACAAGCGGTCGATGATCTTCCCGGTCAAGCGGCTGGCCGACCTGGGCTTCACCATCGTCACCACGGCCGGGACCGGCGAGGTGCTGCGACGGTACGGCATCGACTGCGAGATCGTGCCGAAGCACTACGAGAAGCCCGGCGAGCGCAACGCCGTCGAGCTGATCCTGGCCGGTGAGATCTCGCTGATCATCAACACCCCGCAGGGTTCCGGCGCGAGCGCCCGCCTCGACGGGTACGAGATCCGCAGCGCCGCCGTCACCGCCGACGTGCCGAGCATCACCACGGTGCCCGGTGCCGCGGCCGCGGTGATGGGCATCGAGGCCCTCCGCGCCGGCGACATGTCGGTGCGGCCGTTGCAGGAGCTGCACAAGCTGCTCAGGGGTAACGAGTGAGCCTGTTCACCAAGGTCGCCCGGCCGGCACTGTTCCGGCTGGGCGGCGGGGACGCCGAGCACGCCCACGAGTGGACCCTGGACCGGCTGGCCAAGCTGCCCGCGCCCGCCCTGGCCGCGATGCGCCGCTGGTACGGCTTCTCCAACCCGGTCGAGGTCTTCGGCGTCCGGTTCCCGAACCGGGTCGGTTTGGCCGCCGGCGTCGACAAGAACGGGATCGCCCTGCCCGCGTGGCCGGCGCTCGGCTTCGGCTTCGTCGAGGTCGGCACAGTCACCGCGAAACCGCAGCCGGGCAATGACAGGCCGCGGCTGTTCCGGGCCAAGGCCAGCGAGGGCATCGTCAACCGGATGGGCTTCAACAACGCCGGCGCGGCCGCCCTGGCCGACCGCCTGGCCGAGCTGGGCCCACTCGACGTGCCGCTGGGCATCTCGCTCGGCAAGTCGAAGGTCACCCCGCTGGAGGAGGCGGTCGAGGACTACCTGACGTCCTACCGCCTGCTGCACCGGTACGCCGACTACATCGCCGTCAACGTGTCCTCGCCGAACACCCCGGGCCTGCGCAGCCTGCAGGACAAGGATGCGATCGCGGCGCTGCTCGGGGCGCTGGCCGGCCCGGTGCCGGTGCTCGTCAAGATCGCGCCGGATCTGACCGAATCGGCCATCGCCGAGTTGCTCGGGGTCTGCCTGGAGCACGGCGCGGCCGGGATCATCGCCACCAACACGACGCTGTCCCGGGACGGGCTGGCCCCGTCCGACCGGCATCTGGCGAACGAGGCGGGCGGCCTCTCCGGCGCCCCGCTGACCGTCCGGTCCCGTGAGGTGGTCCGGTTCGTGCACACCGAGAGCGGTGGCCGACTGCCGATCATCGGGGTCGGCGGGATCATGTCGGCCGATGACGCGTCCCGGATGCTCGACGCCGGTGCCGCCCTGGTGCAGCTCTACTCCGGGTTCATCTACCGGGGCCCGGACCTGGTTCTGGAGGTCGCCCGGGGCGCCCGCCCGGCACGGGCGGCTGCGGCCCGATGAGCGCGGCCGAGCGCGACCGCGTTGCGCTCGGCCCGTCGTCCGTTCCCCCGAGGTCACTCTCCTCGGGGGCGGACGGCGACGGCGTGGCCACCCTGCTGGCACTCGATCGGGCGCATGTCTGGCATCCGTACGGTCCGATGCCCGGCCGCAGCGAGCCCTACCTGGTGGAGAGCGCCGAGGGGGTACGGCTACGCCTGGCCGGTGGCCGCGAGGTGGTCGACGGGATGTCGTCCTGGTGGGCGGCCATCCACGGGTACCGGCATCCGGTTCTGGACGCGGCCCTGGCCGAGCAGGCCGGCCGGATGAGCCACGTGATGTTCGGCGGGCTCACCCACGAACCGGCGATCCGGTTGGCCACCGAGCTGGTGGAGATCACCCCGGCCGGCCTGGAGCACGTGTTCCTCTGCGACTCCGGGTCGGTGGGCGTCGAGGTGGCGATCAAGATGGCTCTCCAGGCCCAGCGGGCTCTCGGGCGGCCGGGCCGGAACCGCCTCGCGACGTGGCGTGGCGGATATCACGGTGACACGTTTCACCCGATGAGCGTCTGCGATCCGGTCGGCGGCATGCACTCGCTCTGGACCGGGGTGCTCCCGGTCCAGGTCTTCGCCGAGGCGCCGCCCCCGGATTGGGACGAAGGCTACGCCGCCCGGCTCACCGACACGATCGAGCGTCACGCGGACGAGATCGCCGCGGTGATCGTCGAGCCGGTCGTGCAGGGGGCCGGCGGGATGCGGTTCCACCATCCGGAGTACCTGCGGGTGCTCCGCGAGGTGACCGCCGCGCACGGGATCTTCCTGATCTTCGATGAGATCGCCACCGGGTTCGGCCGGACCGGGCGGTTCTTCGGCGCCGATCACGCCGGGGTGAGCCCGGACATCATGTGCCTCGGCAAGGCGCTGACCGGGGGGTACCTGACCCTGGCGGCCACCCTGTGCACGGCCGGCGTGGCCGCGGCGATCTCCGCCGGGGACGGTGGCGGGCTGGCGCACGGCCCGACGTTCATGGGGAACCCGCTGGCCTGTTCGGTCGCACTGGCGTCGCTCAGCCTCTTGCGTACGGGCGAGTGGGCGACGGCCGTACCGAATATCGAATCCGCTCTGAAACGCGGTCTGGAGCCGCTTCGTGGCGCGCGCGGGGTCGCTGACGTGCGGGTCCTCGGCGCCATCGGCGTCGTCCAGTTGGATCGGCCGGTGGACATGATCCGGGCGACCGCGGCGGCGGTGGCCGAGGGGGTCTGGCTGCGGCCGTTCCGGGACCTGATCTACACCATGCCGCCGTTCGTCACCGACGACGCCGACGTGGCCCGCATTACCGCCGGAATCGCCGCCGCGGTGGCGGCTAGCTGACACGGGAGAGTGAGAAGTTCATGGAAACCTTCGGCGAACGACTGCACGCGGCGGTTGCGGAGCGTGGTCCGCTGTGTGTCGGGATCGACCCGCACGCCTCGCTCCTGGCCCGATGGGGCCTGTCCGACGACATCTCCGGCCTCGAACGCTTCGCCCGTACGGTCGTCGACGCACTGGCCGATCGGGTGGCTGTTCTGAAGCCGCAGTCAGCTTTTTTTGAGAGATTTGGGTCACGCGGAGTCGCGGTTCTTGAGTCAACTATCCGACAGTCGCGAGAAGCCGGTGCGCTCGTCCTGCTGGATGTGAAACGTGGCGACATCGGCTCGACGATGGCCGCGTACGCCGACGCGTACCTGAATCCGGCAAGCACTCTCTGTGCCGACGCGATTACTGTGAGTCCCTATCTTGGAGTCGGTTCATTGCAGCCGGCGTTCGACTCGGCGGCCGCTCACGGGGGTGGAGTCTTCGTCCTGGCGCTGACCTCGAACCCCGAGGGGCCGGCCGTCCAACACGCCGTCACTTCGTCCGGAAAATCCGTCGCGCAGACCGTGATCGATGAGATTTCCCAGGTCAACGCGGGTGCACAGCCGCTCGGCAGTCTCGGTCTCGTGGTCGGCGCGACGATCGGCGAGACCGGCCACGACCTCTCCAAGGTCAACGGCCCGCTGCTCGCTCCGGGCCTCGGAGCGCAGGGCGGAACCCCCGATGACCTGCGAGCCGTCTTCGGTGAGAGCCTTCACAACGTGTTGCCGTCGTACTCACGGGAAGTTCTCACCGGCGGCCCGGAGATCGCCGGATTGCGGGCCGCAACAGACCGCGTTCTGGCCGACGTGCGCGCCGCCCTCGGGTGAAACGGCCTGCTTATCAGGCTCCGGA of the Actinoplanes sichuanensis genome contains:
- a CDS encoding aspartate carbamoyltransferase catalytic subunit, with the translated sequence MIKHLRSAADLDAPTATLILDTAAEMAALSGREVKKLPALRGRTVVNLFYEDSTRTRISFEAAAKRLSADVINFSAKGSSVSKGESLKDTALTLQAMGADAVVIRHSASGAPHQLSKWVDGSVVNAGDGTHEHPTQALLDAYTMRSRLGRLDGLKVAIVGDVLHSRVARSNVLLLTTLGAEVTLVGPPTLIPVDIVAALSKSTKVSYDLDAVLPDSDVVMMLRVQTERMQDSYFPSAREYSRRYGLDVARMKKLPEHAIVMHPGPMNRGMEIAPEVADSPRSTIVEQVANGVSVRMAVLYLLLGGK
- a CDS encoding dihydroorotase, with the protein product MMAYLIKGVSILGAEPTDLYINDGVISAPVENAEVIDAAGLVALPGLVDVHTHLREPGREDAETVETGSRAAALGGYTAVCAMANTSPVADTAGVVEQVWRLGREAGLVDVQPIGAVTVGLAGKQMAELGAMATSAANVRIFSDDGFCVADPKLMRRALEYVKAFDGVIAQHAEEPRLTEGAQMHEGEVSTRLGLTGWPAVAEEAIIARDVLLAEHVGSRLHVCHVSTAGSVEVLRQAKARGVRVTAEVTPHHLLLTDELAAGYDPVFKVNPPLRTRSDVEALRQALLDGVIDVVATDHAPHAVQDKECEWAHARPGMLGLETALPIVLSIYGPQWDLIADRMSRAPARIAGLAGHGGDLSVGSPANLTLVDPAARRVVDPSELASRSRNTPYAGMTLPGRIVATFLRGEATVLDGKAVK
- the carA gene encoding glutamine-hydrolyzing carbamoyl-phosphate synthase small subunit produces the protein MSKAILVLEDGRTFHGSAYGAVGETFGEAVFTTGMTGYQEVLTDPSFHRQVVVQTAPQIGNTGVNDEDDESDRIWVSGYVVRDPARRPSNWRSTGDLGDRLKAEGVVGISGVDTRALTRHLRERGAMRVGISSVDLDPRALQQRVLAQPQMLGADLSAQVTTPEKYTVQAEGTHRYTVAALDLGIKRNVSRRLAARGVTTHVFPAASSIEDLLAVGPDAVFFSPGPGDPATADGPVALAQEVMRRRVPLFGICFGSQILGRALGFGTYKLGYGHRGINQPVLDKTTGKVEVTSHNHGFAVDAPVGERIDTEFGAVEVSHVCLNDDVVEGLRGLEVPAFTVQYHPEAAAGPHDADYLFDRFVELVEKKG
- the carB gene encoding carbamoyl-phosphate synthase large subunit; translated protein: MPKREDIKHVMVIGSGPIVIGQACEFDYSGTQACQVLRAEGIRVSLVNSNPATIMTDPEFADATYVEPITPEFVELVIAKERPDAILPTLGGQTALNTAIALHESGVLEKYGVELIGANVDAIRKGEDRQLFKDIVALAGGETPRSRVCHSMDEVRATVAEIGLPVVIRPSFTMGGLGSGMAHTSDDLEQIAGAGLAASPVHEVLIEESVLGWKEYELELMRDKHDNVVVVCSIENVDPMGVHTGDSVTVAPAMTLTDREYQKLRDLGIAVLREVGVDTGGCNIQFAINPDDGRMIVIEMNPRVSRSSALASKATGFPIAKIAAKLAIGYTLDEIPNDITLKTPAAFEPALDYVVVKIPRFAFEKFPGADKELTTTMKSVGEAMSLGRNFAEALNKAMRSMETKAAGFWTAPTFTSVDEALEALKVPHDGRLYTVEAALRLGATVEQVHAASGRIDPWFLDEIQALVDLRAEILAAPFLDEELLRRAKRSGLSDRQLAVLRPELAGEDGVRSLRHRLGIRPVYKTVDTCAAEFQADTPYHYSSYDEETEVVPSDRPKVIILGSGPNRIGQGIEFDYSCVHAVQALRGVDFETVMVNCNPETVSTDYDTADRLYFEPLTFEDVLEVFHAEDTSGRAAGGPGVIGVIVQLGGQTPLGLANRLKAAGLPIVGTTPESIDLAEDRGLFGALLAENGLRSPDHGTATSFSEAKAIADTIGYPVLVRPSYVLGGRGMEIVYDEPTLKGYIERATEISPDHPVLVDRFLDDAVEIDVDALCDATGEVYLGGVMEHIEEAGIHSGDSACSLPPITLAASHIAEVRRYTEALARGIGVRGLMNVQYALKDEALYVLEANPRASRTVPFVSKATAVPLAKAAARIMLGATIADLRAEGMLLPTGDGGTVPANAPIAIKEAVLPFKRFRTLAGQNVDSLLSPEMKSTGEVMGIDAGFGQAFAKSQAAAYGSLPTSGKVFVSVANRDKRSMIFPVKRLADLGFTIVTTAGTGEVLRRYGIDCEIVPKHYEKPGERNAVELILAGEISLIINTPQGSGASARLDGYEIRSAAVTADVPSITTVPGAAAAVMGIEALRAGDMSVRPLQELHKLLRGNE
- a CDS encoding quinone-dependent dihydroorotate dehydrogenase — encoded protein: MSLFTKVARPALFRLGGGDAEHAHEWTLDRLAKLPAPALAAMRRWYGFSNPVEVFGVRFPNRVGLAAGVDKNGIALPAWPALGFGFVEVGTVTAKPQPGNDRPRLFRAKASEGIVNRMGFNNAGAAALADRLAELGPLDVPLGISLGKSKVTPLEEAVEDYLTSYRLLHRYADYIAVNVSSPNTPGLRSLQDKDAIAALLGALAGPVPVLVKIAPDLTESAIAELLGVCLEHGAAGIIATNTTLSRDGLAPSDRHLANEAGGLSGAPLTVRSREVVRFVHTESGGRLPIIGVGGIMSADDASRMLDAGAALVQLYSGFIYRGPDLVLEVARGARPARAAAAR
- a CDS encoding adenosylmethionine--8-amino-7-oxononanoate transaminase, with protein sequence MSAAERDRVALGPSSVPPRSLSSGADGDGVATLLALDRAHVWHPYGPMPGRSEPYLVESAEGVRLRLAGGREVVDGMSSWWAAIHGYRHPVLDAALAEQAGRMSHVMFGGLTHEPAIRLATELVEITPAGLEHVFLCDSGSVGVEVAIKMALQAQRALGRPGRNRLATWRGGYHGDTFHPMSVCDPVGGMHSLWTGVLPVQVFAEAPPPDWDEGYAARLTDTIERHADEIAAVIVEPVVQGAGGMRFHHPEYLRVLREVTAAHGIFLIFDEIATGFGRTGRFFGADHAGVSPDIMCLGKALTGGYLTLAATLCTAGVAAAISAGDGGGLAHGPTFMGNPLACSVALASLSLLRTGEWATAVPNIESALKRGLEPLRGARGVADVRVLGAIGVVQLDRPVDMIRATAAAVAEGVWLRPFRDLIYTMPPFVTDDADVARITAGIAAAVAAS
- the pyrF gene encoding orotidine-5'-phosphate decarboxylase, producing the protein METFGERLHAAVAERGPLCVGIDPHASLLARWGLSDDISGLERFARTVVDALADRVAVLKPQSAFFERFGSRGVAVLESTIRQSREAGALVLLDVKRGDIGSTMAAYADAYLNPASTLCADAITVSPYLGVGSLQPAFDSAAAHGGGVFVLALTSNPEGPAVQHAVTSSGKSVAQTVIDEISQVNAGAQPLGSLGLVVGATIGETGHDLSKVNGPLLAPGLGAQGGTPDDLRAVFGESLHNVLPSYSREVLTGGPEIAGLRAATDRVLADVRAALG